In a single window of the Pontibacter russatus genome:
- a CDS encoding calcineurin-like phosphoesterase C-terminal domain-containing protein has protein sequence MSQKRRTFLKSLGLAGLAGFTFSVNDLQAAPEAAAKAGGVSAVRLSGKVLSQGRGVPGVAVTDGMNVTLTDAKGSYALESNATAEFVYISVPRGYAFENENGIARFYQSIAPARGKFRADFELSKLAQDDTRHNFVVWADPQIISEEDAQLLKTVSAPDTKQLVGSYGDGALFHGIGCGDLVWDKFELFEDYQQAVATTGIPFFQVLGNHDMDVEVRTDDLSGQTFKKLFGPTYYSFNRGEVHYVVLDDVFFVGQSKKYIGYLTERQLAWLEQDLAHVKPGSTVVVSLHIPAYTKQHEREQAEEPMGGVVSNREELYRLLEPYKAHIMSGHTHFNEKLVAGDNRIEHVHGTVCGAWWTGPICFDGTPGGYGVYEVNGGDLQWYHKSVGHDRTHQMRLYPVGAVKERPEHMAVNVWNWDPAWKVEWFEDGRRMGEMQRGAALDPLSVELHQGAAKPAKHKWVEPQLTDHMFFARLSDAAERVTVQVTDRFNNIYKEEVDRKELSRL, from the coding sequence ATGTCACAGAAAAGAAGAACTTTCCTGAAATCGCTGGGCCTGGCTGGCCTGGCCGGCTTCACCTTCAGTGTAAATGACCTGCAGGCGGCCCCTGAAGCGGCGGCAAAAGCCGGAGGCGTTTCTGCCGTACGCCTCAGCGGGAAAGTGCTGTCGCAGGGCAGAGGCGTTCCGGGCGTTGCCGTAACCGACGGCATGAACGTGACGCTGACAGACGCCAAAGGCAGTTATGCGCTGGAAAGCAATGCCACGGCGGAGTTTGTCTATATCTCCGTGCCGCGCGGCTATGCCTTCGAAAATGAAAACGGCATTGCCCGGTTCTACCAAAGCATAGCCCCGGCACGCGGTAAATTCAGGGCTGATTTTGAGCTCAGCAAACTGGCGCAGGACGACACCAGGCATAATTTCGTGGTGTGGGCCGACCCGCAGATAATCTCGGAGGAGGACGCCCAACTTTTGAAAACCGTCTCCGCCCCGGACACAAAGCAGCTGGTCGGCAGCTACGGCGATGGGGCCCTGTTTCATGGCATAGGCTGCGGGGACCTGGTATGGGACAAGTTTGAGCTCTTCGAAGACTACCAGCAGGCGGTCGCCACTACGGGCATCCCGTTCTTCCAGGTGCTCGGCAACCACGACATGGACGTGGAAGTGCGCACCGACGACTTGTCGGGCCAGACATTCAAAAAGCTTTTCGGGCCGACCTATTATTCCTTTAACAGGGGCGAGGTGCATTACGTGGTGCTGGACGATGTGTTCTTCGTCGGGCAGTCCAAGAAGTACATTGGCTACCTGACGGAGCGGCAACTGGCGTGGCTGGAGCAGGACCTGGCGCATGTGAAGCCCGGCAGCACCGTGGTTGTGTCGCTGCATATACCGGCCTACACCAAGCAGCATGAGCGTGAACAGGCAGAGGAGCCGATGGGCGGCGTGGTGTCTAACAGAGAGGAGCTTTATCGCCTGCTGGAGCCATACAAGGCCCATATCATGTCGGGGCACACGCACTTCAACGAGAAACTTGTGGCGGGCGACAACAGGATAGAGCACGTACACGGCACCGTATGCGGCGCCTGGTGGACGGGCCCCATCTGCTTCGACGGCACGCCGGGCGGCTATGGGGTATATGAGGTGAACGGCGGCGACCTGCAGTGGTATCATAAGTCGGTGGGGCACGACAGAACGCACCAGATGCGCCTCTACCCGGTGGGCGCCGTGAAAGAAAGGCCCGAGCACATGGCCGTGAACGTGTGGAACTGGGACCCTGCCTGGAAGGTGGAGTGGTTTGAGGACGGACGGCGCATGGGAGAGATGCAGCGCGGCGCGGCCCTCGACCCCCTTTCGGTGGAGTTGCATCAGGGAGCGGCCAAGCCTGCCAAGCACAAGTGGGTGGAGCCACAACTCACCGACCATATGTTCTTCGCCAGGCTGTCGGACGCTGCCGAGCGTGTCACGGTGCAGGTCACTGACCGGTTCAACAACATATACAAAGAGGAGGTGGACAGAAAAGAACTCAGCCGCCTGTAG
- a CDS encoding cation diffusion facilitator family transporter gives MNKADWMTAAAAVFGVLGIGWWWADAVAALVISLDIVHDGYTNLRQAAFDVMDQVPKAVNNQETDPLLEEIKKMLCSHAWISGFALLMRENGHLYLGEGFVVPAQEENLTQLIEDASREVQKLDWRIQEFIIMPVK, from the coding sequence ATGAACAAGGCCGACTGGATGACTGCCGCCGCGGCCGTTTTCGGCGTGCTCGGCATCGGCTGGTGGTGGGCAGATGCCGTAGCCGCGCTTGTCATATCACTGGACATCGTACACGACGGCTACACCAACCTGCGGCAGGCAGCCTTTGATGTGATGGACCAGGTGCCCAAGGCCGTGAACAACCAGGAGACGGACCCGCTGCTGGAGGAGATAAAGAAGATGCTCTGCAGCCATGCCTGGATCAGCGGCTTCGCCCTGCTCATGCGCGAGAACGGGCACCTCTACCTGGGGGAGGGCTTCGTTGTCCCGGCGCAGGAGGAGAACCTGACGCAGCTCATAGAAGATGCCTCGCGCGAGGTGCAAAAGCTGGACTGGCGGATACAGGAGTTCATCATCATGCCCGTTAAATAG
- a CDS encoding 3-keto-disaccharide hydrolase yields MKNAFKVLAALAACAFAWYSLSSFLTKEEWVPLLDGEMSQWEVYLSYRHQNSYNGDLPKNEDGSLIKPIGYNRDTAGVFSMVQENGEPVLKVSGEVYGCVFTKQEFENYHLKLKVRWGDKKWVPRMDKLKDSGVLYHSIGESGVDYWRAWMLSQEFQIMEGHMGDYWTIANSAMDVRAYIPEGDMNTVASTRQPFLPLGAGTDLSGFCLRSADHESPDGEWTEIELICFEDKSLHIVNGQVVMVLRNSRYVENGESKPLTKGRLQLQSEAAEVYYKDIRIKSLEALPGKYTAYFN; encoded by the coding sequence ATGAAAAACGCATTTAAAGTTTTGGCGGCCCTGGCGGCCTGCGCCTTTGCCTGGTATAGCCTGAGTTCCTTTTTGACGAAAGAGGAGTGGGTGCCCCTGCTTGACGGCGAGATGTCGCAGTGGGAGGTGTACCTGAGCTACCGCCACCAGAATAGCTATAACGGGGATTTGCCCAAAAACGAGGACGGAAGTCTGATTAAACCCATCGGGTATAACCGGGATACGGCCGGAGTTTTCTCTATGGTACAGGAGAACGGCGAGCCGGTGCTGAAAGTCAGCGGCGAGGTATATGGCTGCGTCTTCACGAAGCAGGAGTTTGAGAATTACCACCTGAAGCTGAAGGTGCGGTGGGGCGACAAGAAGTGGGTGCCGCGGATGGACAAGCTAAAGGACTCCGGCGTGCTGTACCACTCCATCGGGGAGAGCGGGGTGGACTACTGGCGGGCATGGATGCTCTCGCAGGAGTTCCAGATAATGGAGGGGCATATGGGCGACTACTGGACAATTGCCAACTCAGCCATGGATGTGCGCGCCTATATACCGGAAGGGGATATGAACACGGTGGCCAGCACCCGGCAGCCGTTCCTGCCGCTTGGCGCGGGCACAGACCTCAGCGGTTTCTGCCTGCGCAGCGCGGACCACGAAAGCCCGGACGGGGAGTGGACAGAGATAGAGCTGATATGTTTTGAAGACAAGAGCCTCCACATTGTGAACGGGCAAGTCGTGATGGTGCTCCGGAACTCCCGCTACGTAGAAAACGGAGAGTCCAAACCCCTCACGAAAGGAAGGTTGCAGCTGCAGAGCGAGGCTGCCGAAGTGTATTACAAAGACATCAGAATCAAAAGCCTGGAGGCGCTGCCGGGCAAATACACTGCTTATTTCAACTGA
- a CDS encoding AraC family transcriptional regulator, translating into MKRYIQYEPFNIYLFDTDAWQHPVHRHSYFEIIFIRSGCGLHVINGSVLLYTAGDVFLLGPEDYHYFEIREHTTFCYIRFTEVYIKEPAMPRVPEWQRTIEFILSSPYQRNGTIVTEAGEKEQLDRLLTVLLYEYGNRQGNSNEIIMNGLMKAMLGILARNMVRQNLDEKAKTKRSRLVEDIMLYIGQHIFEPDALRKERLVERFHLSLNYLGIYFKKETGETLQHYIQRYRLKMIESRLLTSEMSISQITHEFGFTDGSHLNKLFKKHYGVSPGEYRARQAAGKAT; encoded by the coding sequence ATGAAGCGCTATATACAGTACGAACCCTTCAATATATACCTGTTCGACACGGATGCCTGGCAGCACCCCGTACACAGGCACAGCTACTTCGAGATTATCTTTATCAGGAGCGGGTGCGGCCTGCACGTCATTAACGGCAGCGTCCTGCTGTACACGGCGGGCGACGTGTTCCTGCTAGGCCCCGAAGACTACCACTATTTCGAGATCCGGGAGCACACCACTTTCTGCTATATCCGCTTCACGGAGGTATATATAAAAGAGCCAGCCATGCCCCGGGTGCCGGAGTGGCAGCGCACCATCGAGTTTATCCTGAGCTCGCCCTACCAGCGCAACGGCACCATCGTGACGGAGGCCGGCGAGAAAGAGCAGCTCGACCGGCTGCTTACCGTGCTGCTGTATGAGTACGGCAACCGGCAGGGGAACTCAAATGAGATCATCATGAACGGCTTGATGAAGGCAATGCTCGGCATACTGGCCCGGAACATGGTGCGCCAGAACCTGGATGAAAAAGCGAAAACAAAGCGATCGAGGCTGGTGGAGGATATCATGCTCTATATAGGCCAGCACATTTTTGAACCCGACGCCCTGCGCAAAGAACGGCTGGTGGAGCGGTTTCACCTTTCACTTAACTACCTGGGCATTTACTTCAAGAAAGAGACCGGCGAAACGTTGCAGCACTATATACAGCGCTACAGGCTGAAGATGATAGAAAGCCGCCTGCTGACAAGTGAGATGAGCATCTCTCAGATCACCCACGAATTCGGCTTTACCGACGGAAGCCACCTGAACAAGCTGTTCAAGAAGCACTACGGCGTCTCGCCCGGCGAGTACAGAGCAAGGCAGGCTGCGGGCAAGGCTACCTAA
- a CDS encoding Rieske 2Fe-2S domain-containing protein, whose product MDQNTTIDRIAQQSWLGEAADAIRPAVLEAFEAGGEAGREIKNFLHGTWLGHPLHPVITDIPIGAWTTAAVLDGLELLGEEKYAPGADAAVSVGLAGAMGAAVTGLTDWSGTTGVRSKIGLMHALLNVGATALYATSLVLRRRKATRGTAIGLSMLGYGVVSASAYLGGHLVYGKQVGVDHTATADTYPKEFVAVLPENELAENTMRRVEAGEVPVLLARKNGEIFAIAHTCSHLGGPLSEGRLLDDGSVQCPWHGSVFSLKDGSVQSGPATEPQPSFDVRVNAGQIEVRLHKPEGR is encoded by the coding sequence ATGGACCAGAACACAACAATTGACCGCATTGCGCAGCAAAGCTGGCTTGGGGAGGCTGCCGATGCCATACGCCCCGCCGTTTTAGAGGCATTTGAGGCGGGCGGCGAGGCAGGCCGTGAAATCAAGAACTTCCTGCACGGGACCTGGCTCGGCCACCCGCTGCACCCGGTTATCACGGATATCCCGATTGGAGCCTGGACAACTGCCGCCGTGCTGGACGGCCTGGAGTTGCTTGGGGAGGAAAAGTACGCCCCTGGTGCGGATGCCGCCGTCAGCGTTGGGCTCGCAGGGGCCATGGGTGCGGCGGTCACCGGCCTCACCGACTGGTCCGGAACGACCGGTGTACGAAGTAAAATAGGCTTGATGCACGCGTTGCTGAACGTGGGCGCCACTGCGCTTTACGCCACCTCGCTGGTTTTGCGCAGGCGCAAGGCTACCCGCGGAACGGCCATCGGCCTCTCGATGCTCGGCTACGGTGTGGTCAGCGCCTCCGCGTACCTTGGGGGGCACCTGGTATATGGCAAACAGGTTGGGGTGGACCATACCGCCACAGCCGACACGTACCCGAAAGAATTTGTGGCGGTGTTGCCGGAGAATGAGTTGGCCGAGAACACGATGCGCCGCGTAGAAGCGGGTGAAGTGCCGGTATTGCTGGCCCGTAAGAATGGGGAGATTTTTGCCATAGCGCATACCTGTTCCCATCTGGGCGGGCCACTCTCCGAAGGCAGGCTGCTGGACGACGGCAGCGTGCAATGCCCCTGGCACGGCTCCGTTTTCTCTTTAAAAGACGGCAGTGTTCAGAGCGGTCCGGCTACTGAGCCGCAACCCAGTTTTGACGTGCGGGTAAATGCCGGACAGATCGAGGTAAGGCTGCACAAACCGGAGGGCAGGTAA
- a CDS encoding rod shape-determining protein — protein MGIFNFFTQGIAIDLGTANFLVIHEDRIVVDEPSIVAFDRRSGKVLAVGRKAMQMEGKTHENIRIVRPLKDGVIADFYAAEHMIKGMLQLFDNGKRRIAPSYRMVVCVPSGITEVEKRAIRDSAVIAGAKEVYLIHEPVAAAVGIGLDVQEPTGHMIIDIGGGTTEIAVIALSGIVCDQSIRVAGDSFDAEIVHYMRRKHNILIGQQTAERIKMEVGAALPELRDPPADFSIRGRDLMTGLPKQVKVSYTEVAHCLDRSLAKIEDAILKTLEITPPELSADIHQEGIYLTGGGALLRGLDRRIASKTKLPTHVVEDPLRAVVRGTGIALKNIGHFRFLMR, from the coding sequence ATGGGCATCTTTAATTTCTTTACGCAGGGAATCGCGATAGACTTGGGTACGGCGAACTTCCTTGTCATTCACGAAGACAGAATTGTTGTAGACGAACCCTCGATCGTGGCCTTCGACAGGAGATCAGGGAAAGTGCTGGCTGTTGGCCGGAAAGCCATGCAGATGGAAGGGAAGACGCATGAGAACATCCGGATCGTGCGGCCCCTGAAAGACGGGGTGATTGCTGACTTCTACGCTGCCGAGCATATGATCAAAGGCATGCTCCAACTCTTCGACAACGGCAAAAGACGCATTGCGCCCTCTTACAGGATGGTGGTCTGCGTTCCTTCCGGCATCACGGAAGTGGAGAAGCGGGCCATCCGCGACTCAGCGGTGATAGCCGGTGCCAAGGAGGTGTACCTGATACACGAGCCCGTGGCCGCTGCCGTGGGCATTGGCCTGGACGTGCAGGAGCCCACCGGGCATATGATCATCGACATTGGCGGCGGCACCACCGAGATCGCCGTGATAGCCCTGAGCGGCATTGTCTGCGACCAGTCCATCCGGGTGGCGGGCGACAGCTTCGACGCGGAGATTGTACACTATATGCGCCGGAAGCACAACATCCTGATAGGTCAGCAGACCGCTGAGAGAATAAAAATGGAGGTGGGCGCTGCTTTGCCGGAACTGAGGGATCCGCCAGCTGATTTCTCCATCAGGGGCCGCGACCTGATGACCGGGCTTCCCAAGCAGGTGAAGGTGTCTTACACCGAGGTGGCGCACTGCCTGGACAGATCGCTCGCCAAGATAGAGGATGCCATCCTGAAGACGCTCGAGATCACGCCTCCGGAGCTCTCGGCAGACATCCACCAGGAAGGCATATACCTCACCGGCGGCGGCGCACTGCTTCGGGGCCTTGACAGAAGAATTGCCTCCAAAACCAAGCTTCCGACTCATGTGGTGGAGGACCCGCTTCGGGCGGTGGTGCGGGGCACCGGCATTGCACTGAAGAACATCGGGCACTTCAGGTTCCTGATGCGCTGA
- the rnk gene encoding nucleoside diphosphate kinase regulator — protein MNTIYLTQRDYQRLHSLVLAQREISGPQAVEGLSRELKRARVVPSEEIPVDVVTMNSLVKLKDLKTSAVMEITIVYPKDADLANRKVSILAPVATAVLGCRVGDEVEWPAPQGTVKYKVEEIIYQPEAAGDQYL, from the coding sequence ATGAACACGATTTATTTAACACAGAGAGATTACCAGCGGCTGCACAGTCTGGTGCTGGCGCAGCGTGAGATAAGCGGTCCACAGGCTGTGGAAGGGCTCAGCAGGGAATTGAAGCGCGCGCGCGTGGTGCCTTCAGAGGAGATTCCTGTGGATGTGGTCACGATGAATTCGCTGGTGAAGCTGAAGGATCTGAAAACTTCTGCTGTGATGGAGATTACCATCGTATACCCCAAAGACGCGGATTTGGCAAACCGCAAGGTTTCTATCCTGGCGCCTGTCGCCACGGCTGTGCTGGGCTGCCGGGTAGGCGACGAAGTAGAGTGGCCTGCGCCGCAAGGCACGGTGAAGTACAAGGTGGAGGAGATCATCTACCAGCCGGAGGCGGCAGGCGACCAGTATCTCTAA
- the gdhA gene encoding NADP-specific glutamate dehydrogenase, whose amino-acid sequence MNRQVKEFLEKVELRNSNEPEFLQSVQEVAETIIPFLEQAPRYKKAKILERMVEPERVIMFRVPWLDDAGEVQVNRGFRVQMNSAIGPYKGGLRFHPSVNLSILKFLAFEQVLKNSLTGLPMGGGKGGSDFDPKGKSDNEIMKFCQSFMTELYRHVGADIDVPAGDIGVGGREVGYLFGQYKRIKGEFTGVLTGKGPGWGGSVIRPEATGYGVVYFAEDMLETRGETMKGKTVLISGSGNVAQYTVERCLQAGAKVVTMSDSEGFIYDPEGIDEAKLAYVMDLKNEQRGRIREYTKKFGGEFFEGERPWKIKCDVAFPNATQNELNEEDARLLVKNGCFCVAEGANMPCTPEAIHVFTEAKILYAPGKASNAGGVAVSGLEMSQNSLRISWTREEVNSRLWQIMKDIHRICVKYGKEEDGYINYEKGANIGGFVKVAEAMIAQGIV is encoded by the coding sequence ATGAATAGACAAGTAAAAGAGTTTCTGGAAAAGGTAGAGTTGAGAAATTCCAATGAACCGGAGTTCCTGCAATCGGTGCAGGAGGTGGCGGAAACCATCATACCTTTTTTAGAGCAGGCACCGAGATACAAAAAGGCGAAAATACTGGAGCGCATGGTGGAACCGGAGCGTGTGATTATGTTCCGGGTACCCTGGCTGGACGATGCCGGTGAAGTACAGGTGAACAGAGGGTTCCGCGTTCAGATGAACAGCGCCATCGGCCCCTACAAGGGCGGTCTTCGCTTCCACCCCTCCGTCAACCTGAGCATCCTCAAGTTCCTGGCGTTTGAGCAGGTGCTCAAGAACAGCCTGACCGGCCTGCCGATGGGCGGCGGCAAGGGAGGCTCCGACTTCGACCCCAAGGGAAAATCAGACAACGAGATCATGAAGTTCTGCCAGAGTTTCATGACGGAGCTATACCGCCACGTGGGTGCCGATATAGACGTGCCTGCCGGCGACATCGGCGTTGGCGGAAGGGAAGTCGGCTACCTGTTCGGGCAATATAAGCGCATCAAGGGCGAGTTTACAGGGGTGCTGACCGGCAAAGGCCCGGGTTGGGGCGGAAGCGTGATACGCCCGGAGGCCACCGGCTACGGGGTGGTGTATTTTGCGGAAGACATGCTGGAAACCCGCGGGGAAACCATGAAAGGGAAGACGGTGCTCATTTCAGGCTCAGGCAACGTTGCCCAATACACCGTGGAGCGGTGCCTGCAGGCAGGCGCGAAGGTGGTGACGATGTCTGACTCCGAAGGATTCATATATGACCCGGAGGGCATTGATGAAGCGAAACTGGCGTACGTGATGGATTTGAAGAACGAGCAGCGCGGACGAATTAGGGAATATACCAAGAAATTCGGCGGCGAGTTTTTTGAGGGCGAGCGACCCTGGAAAATCAAGTGCGATGTCGCATTCCCCAACGCCACCCAAAACGAACTGAACGAGGAGGATGCCCGCCTTCTGGTGAAAAACGGATGCTTCTGTGTGGCGGAAGGCGCAAACATGCCTTGTACGCCGGAAGCCATCCACGTCTTCACAGAAGCCAAAATTCTATATGCGCCCGGCAAGGCCTCAAACGCTGGCGGTGTGGCAGTGTCCGGCCTCGAAATGTCTCAGAACTCCCTGCGCATTTCCTGGACCAGAGAAGAAGTGAACAGCAGGCTCTGGCAAATCATGAAGGACATCCACCGCATTTGCGTGAAATACGGAAAAGAGGAAGACGGCTATATCAACTACGAAAAAGGAGCGAACATTGGGGGCTTCGTGAAAGTAGCCGAGGCCATGATTGCCCAGGGAATCGTTTAA
- the thrA gene encoding bifunctional aspartate kinase/homoserine dehydrogenase I, whose product MKVLKFGGKSLSNGGPLERAIDIIKEEAGTEAIAVVVSARGQSTDLLLDLYHRAVGGKDFREGLEHFMALQHVQGLESDMDAHLREVGEVLQALQLIGLQSDRARDRILAYGEVISARTVAALLRREGLEAVFVDARALIYTHAGTGETSVDFPRSKRSTQAFFNRLGPRQIPVITGFIASDPEGRTVTLGRNGSNYTATLIASFIRASEVQNWTDVEGVYTASPKYVKSAQRIPHLSYREANELANFGANVLHAKTILPLVESGIPLKIYSSFAPGRQGTLIDGEGAGKGIKAVSTVEDVSLVSIEGRGLLGKVGIDARIFNALGRRNISVRLISQASSERGIGFVVNKEDAAAAEQALSAEFSAELQDGAISHIRVNSDMAIIAIVGRHNYALEKAIQGLRRNKVWMHLISNSINGEHISLVIENKSLKKAVNVVHNQVFGAIKTINLFAFGKGNVGGRLLDQIMETGEEVVRRRNLKINIVGVADTMRMIFREDGLNSNWREELAESSEQRNLGDIIDHLRESGLENIVVADNTSSQELAEQYPVLVSSGFDIVASNKKANSISYEFYQNLRNLLKRRGKLFYYETNVGAGLPLIDTIKHLHNSSDRIERIRGVFSGSLSYMFNNFSIQDKPFSAILSEARELGLTEPDPREDLSGMDVARKLIILAREVGLQSELDDVSVENLVPESVSDAKDYAELYARKDALDDYFGQIKSRLGEDEVLRYVGDLEVGKNKLTVSLVKASKNSPLGNIRNADSIFELYTESYGAQPIIIQGAGAGAEVTARGVYSDLLRMGEQY is encoded by the coding sequence ATGAAAGTTCTGAAATTTGGGGGCAAGTCCCTGAGCAATGGCGGGCCGCTTGAGAGAGCCATTGACATCATCAAAGAAGAGGCTGGCACAGAGGCCATCGCCGTGGTCGTGTCTGCCAGGGGCCAAAGCACCGACCTGCTGCTGGACCTCTACCACAGGGCAGTGGGAGGGAAGGATTTTAGAGAGGGGCTGGAGCACTTTATGGCTTTGCAGCACGTGCAGGGGCTGGAGTCGGATATGGATGCTCACCTCCGGGAGGTGGGGGAGGTACTGCAGGCGCTTCAGTTAATCGGTTTGCAGAGCGACAGGGCCAGGGACAGGATTCTCGCCTATGGAGAAGTGATCAGCGCCCGCACGGTGGCCGCCCTTTTGAGAAGAGAGGGACTGGAGGCCGTGTTCGTGGATGCGCGGGCCTTAATATACACCCACGCCGGCACAGGTGAAACAAGCGTCGATTTTCCCCGCTCAAAGCGCAGCACCCAGGCATTTTTCAATAGACTGGGCCCACGCCAGATACCCGTCATCACCGGTTTTATAGCCTCCGACCCGGAAGGCAGAACCGTGACCCTTGGGCGCAACGGGAGCAACTACACAGCCACCCTGATCGCCAGTTTCATCAGGGCATCGGAAGTGCAGAACTGGACAGACGTGGAAGGTGTCTACACGGCCAGCCCGAAATATGTGAAGAGCGCGCAGCGGATCCCCCACCTGAGCTACCGGGAGGCCAACGAACTGGCAAACTTCGGCGCGAACGTGCTGCACGCCAAGACGATTCTGCCGCTGGTGGAAAGCGGCATACCCCTGAAGATATACAGCAGCTTCGCCCCCGGCCGCCAGGGCACGCTGATTGACGGGGAGGGAGCCGGAAAAGGAATCAAAGCTGTGTCTACCGTCGAGGATGTGTCGCTGGTGAGCATAGAGGGCCGCGGCCTGCTGGGGAAGGTGGGGATTGACGCCCGCATCTTCAACGCCCTGGGTCGCAGGAATATCAGCGTGCGGCTCATCTCGCAGGCATCCTCCGAACGGGGGATAGGGTTTGTGGTCAACAAAGAGGATGCGGCGGCGGCAGAGCAGGCGCTGAGCGCAGAGTTCAGCGCAGAATTGCAGGACGGGGCCATCTCCCATATCCGGGTAAACAGCGATATGGCCATCATCGCCATCGTGGGCCGCCACAACTATGCCCTGGAGAAGGCCATACAGGGCCTGAGGAGAAACAAGGTGTGGATGCACCTGATCAGCAACAGCATCAACGGAGAGCATATATCGCTGGTGATTGAGAACAAGTCGCTGAAGAAGGCCGTGAACGTGGTACACAACCAGGTGTTCGGAGCCATCAAGACCATCAACCTGTTTGCCTTCGGCAAGGGCAACGTCGGGGGCAGGCTGCTGGACCAAATCATGGAAACGGGAGAGGAGGTTGTGCGGCGCAGAAACCTGAAAATCAACATCGTGGGGGTGGCTGACACCATGCGGATGATTTTCAGGGAGGATGGCCTGAACAGCAACTGGCGGGAAGAACTGGCGGAAAGCAGCGAACAGCGCAACCTGGGCGACATCATCGACCACCTGCGGGAGTCGGGGCTCGAGAACATCGTGGTGGCGGACAATACCTCCTCCCAGGAGCTCGCGGAGCAGTATCCGGTGCTGGTGAGCAGCGGGTTCGACATCGTGGCGTCCAACAAGAAAGCCAATTCAATCTCCTACGAGTTTTACCAGAACCTGCGGAACCTCCTGAAGCGCAGGGGCAAGCTTTTTTACTACGAAACCAATGTCGGCGCGGGGTTGCCGCTCATCGACACCATCAAGCACCTGCACAACTCCTCCGACAGGATAGAAAGGATACGGGGCGTGTTCAGCGGCTCGCTGAGTTATATGTTCAACAACTTCTCTATACAGGACAAGCCTTTCTCGGCCATACTGTCGGAGGCCAGGGAACTGGGCCTGACCGAGCCGGACCCGCGAGAGGATTTGAGCGGCATGGACGTGGCCCGGAAGCTGATCATCCTCGCCAGAGAGGTTGGCCTGCAGTCTGAATTGGACGATGTCTCGGTCGAGAACCTGGTGCCGGAAAGCGTCTCCGACGCAAAGGACTATGCGGAGCTATATGCCAGGAAAGATGCGCTGGACGATTACTTTGGGCAGATCAAGAGCCGGCTCGGGGAGGACGAGGTGCTGCGCTACGTCGGTGACCTGGAAGTGGGCAAAAACAAACTGACGGTCTCGCTGGTGAAGGCAAGCAAAAACTCTCCTCTGGGCAACATCAGGAACGCCGACTCTATCTTCGAGCTATATACCGAGAGTTACGGCGCTCAGCCCATCATCATCCAGGGGGCCGGTGCAGGAGCCGAGGTCACGGCAAGGGGCGTTTACTCAGACCTGCTGCGGATGGGTGAGCAGTACTGA
- a CDS encoding pirin family protein, producing the protein MLDIVIEARKASLGPGMDVRRILPFRLRRMVGPFIFMDHAGPVELRPDLGPSMDVLPHPHIGLSTVSYLFGGQVTHRDSLGVQQVIRPGEVNWMTAGSGIAHSERFEDPAALAGGALEMIQTWVALPEKDEEATPSFDNYKPEQLPIFTDTGVWMRLIAGDAFGLKNNVRTHSPLFYLHVQLDTGARFGLPMEHSERGIYIAKGSIEVSGRSYSAGQMLVFGKGADPVILAKQAATLMLLGGEPLGERFIWWNFVSSRKERIEQAKADWKEGRILLPPSDNLEYVPLPEDRSKPAGGPAPQALS; encoded by the coding sequence ATGCTGGATATTGTCATAGAAGCCCGCAAAGCATCCCTGGGGCCGGGGATGGATGTGCGAAGGATTCTTCCTTTCCGCCTTCGGAGGATGGTGGGCCCCTTCATTTTCATGGACCATGCAGGCCCCGTAGAGTTGCGCCCTGACCTGGGGCCATCCATGGATGTGCTGCCCCACCCGCACATAGGCCTGTCCACCGTCAGTTATCTGTTCGGCGGGCAGGTTACGCACCGCGACAGCCTGGGCGTGCAGCAGGTGATTCGGCCGGGTGAGGTGAACTGGATGACGGCCGGCAGCGGGATTGCCCATTCGGAACGTTTCGAGGACCCGGCCGCACTGGCAGGCGGGGCCCTGGAGATGATACAGACCTGGGTGGCCCTCCCGGAGAAAGATGAGGAAGCCACGCCGTCATTCGACAACTACAAGCCCGAGCAACTCCCTATCTTCACCGACACCGGGGTGTGGATGCGGCTGATAGCAGGGGACGCGTTCGGGTTGAAAAATAACGTCAGGACCCACTCCCCATTATTTTATCTGCATGTCCAGCTGGATACGGGAGCGCGTTTCGGACTTCCTATGGAGCACTCTGAGCGGGGCATTTATATAGCCAAAGGTAGCATCGAAGTTTCCGGGAGATCCTATTCTGCGGGGCAGATGCTTGTCTTTGGCAAGGGCGCGGATCCGGTGATACTTGCCAAACAGGCCGCCACCCTGATGCTGCTGGGCGGCGAGCCGCTGGGGGAGCGGTTTATCTGGTGGAATTTTGTCTCCTCCAGAAAGGAGCGCATTGAACAGGCCAAAGCAGACTGGAAGGAAGGCCGTATCCTGTTGCCCCCCTCCGACAACCTGGAATATGTGCCGCTTCCCGAAGACCGTTCCAAACCCGCAGGTGGCCCCGCTCCCCAGGCTCTCTCCTGA